CCTGCGGAGGCGGGAAGAGGTTGTAGTTGTCCCGGGCGCGGCAGTAGGCCCGGCCGATGCGCAGCACCTCCTCCCGCAGATGCGCGGCGAAGGCCGCCCAGCCCTCGCGATCCTCCGGATCGCCCTCGTAGCGCTGGGGGCGGCCGTAGACCACGCTCACCTTGAGGGCCTTGGGGACCGAGTGCCCCTTGCCGAAGGCCTTGTGCGCGCCATCGATGTAGACCGGCAGCACGGGCAGGCCGAAGCGCGCCGCCAGATAGCCCACCCCCACCTTGAAGGCCTTGACCTCGCCGTCCACGCTGCGCGTGCCCTCGGGGAAGATGATGATGCTGTCGCCCCGGGCCAGGGCCTCCTCGGTGGGCACGAAGGCCTCGTGGAGCTTGGCCGAGCGCTCGATGGGCAGCACGTTCATGAACAGGCGGAAGAAGAATCCCTTGAGGCGCGACGAGAAGAAATAGTCCTTGGCCGCCACCGGGTGCACGTGGTGCATGCGGCTGTAGGGAAAGGCCGAGAGCAGCACGGCGGCGTCGTAGTGGCTGGTGTGGTTGGCCACGATGATCAGCTGATCCAGCTCTTCCAGCCGCTCCCGGTGGTGGTAGGTCACCCGGTTGTAGCCGAAGAGGTAGGTGTCCAGCACCATGTGGAGCAGGACGCGCGTCCCGTTTTCCAGGGACTGGAGCAGGGTGAGGGCCATCGGGCTCCTGGGGATTGAGAGGGCCGTTCCGCCCGTGGGCAGGCCCGAAATCGGGACGCAAGGTAGAAAAGCCCGGGCTGGCCCGGACCCCCGGAAGAGCCAAGGCGCCTTCAGCCTTGTACATTGGGACCAGGCACCGGGTCGCCTGGAGCTTCGGACACCCCTCAAATCATGTGGCATCATGTACGACGGCAAAACCTTTCTCATCACGGGCGGCACCGGCTCCTTCGGGAACGCCGTGCTGGATCGCCTGCTGCCCACGGACGCGGGCGAGATCCGGGTGTTCAGCCGGGACGAGAAAAAGCAGCATGACATGCGCATGCGCTACGACAACTACCGGGTGAAGTTCTACATCGGCGACGTGCGGGACCGCTCCAGCGTGGACGAGGCCATGCACGGCGTGAGCTTTGTCTATCACGCCGCCGCGCTCAAGCAGGTGCCCAGCTGCGAATTCTACCCGATGGAGGCCATCCGCACCAACGTGCTGGGCACGGAGAACGTGCTCTCCAGCGCCGTGGCCCACGGCGTGGAGCGGCTGGTGGTGCTCTCCACGGACAAGGCCGTCTACCCCATCAACGTCATGGGGATCACCAAGGCCCTGCTGGAGAAGCTGATGGTGGCCAAGTCCCGCACGCTCAAGGCGGCGGGCACGCGGCTCTGCGGCACGCGCTACGGCAACGTGATGGGTTCGCGCGGCTCGGTGATCCCCTTCTTCATCGAGAAGCTGCTGGCCGGCCAGCCCCTGACCGTGACCGATCCCTCCATGACCCGCTTCCTGCTAACGCTGAAGGGCGCGGTGGAGCTGGTGATCTTCGCCTTCGACAACGCCCGCCCCGGGGACATCTTTGTGCAGAAGGCGCCGGCCTGCACCGTCGGCGTGCTGACCCAGGCCCTGAACGAGCTGTTCGGCTCCCCTTCGCAGATCAAGGTCATCGGCACGCGCCACGGCGAGAAACTGCACGAGACCCTCTGCTCGCGCGAGGAGATGGCCCGCTCCGAGGACCTGGGGAATTTCTACCGCGTGCCCGCCGACGCGCGCGACCTGAACTACGACGTCTACTTCACCCAGGGCGACGCGGGGATCAGCGAGGGGGGCGACTATTCCTCCAACAACACCGAGCAGCTGGACGGGGCCCAGGTGAAGGACCTGCTGCTCTCGCTGGACTTCGTCGCCGACGCGCTGGCGGGAAAGGGCATCCACGTATGAAGGTGCTGGTGACCGGAGCGGCGGGTTTCCTGGGACGCAACTTCGGCGCGGCCCTGCGCCGCCGGCCGGAACTCGAGCTGCTCGAACTGGACCGCGACCACACGCTGGAGGAGCTGGACGCCGCGCTGGAGCAGGCGGACTTCGTGTTCCACCTGGCGGGCAGCAACCGTCCGCCCCGGCCCGAGGAGTTCACCGCCGTCAACGTCGACCTGACGGCCCACCTCTGCCGGCGCCTGGCGCGGCGGGGCGCGGCCGTGCCGCTGGTGTTCAGCTCCAGCAGCCAGGCGGCGCTGGACAATCCCTACGGCGCCAGCAAGCGCGCGGCTGAGGACCTGCTGGCGGACCACGCCCGCGCGAGCGGGGCGCCGGTCTTCGTCTTCCGCCTGCTCAACCTGTTCGGCAAGTGGGGCCTGCCCAACTACAATTCGGTGGTGGCCACCTTCTGCCACAACAGCACGCGCGGCCTGCCGCTGCGGGTGGACAACCCCGCCGCCCGACTCCAGCTCAACTACGTGGACGACGTGGTGGCGGCCTTCCTGGCGCTGCTGGACGGCGCGCCGGCGCCGGACCCGGGGGAGCTGTTGACGGTGGCGACCGTGCACGAGCTGAGCGTGGGCGAGCTGCGCGACCGGCTGGAGGGCTACGCGGCCATGCGCGACGCGGGGAGGATTCCCGACATGGCCGATCCCCTGGACGCCGTGCTCTATCCCACCTGGCTGAGCTATCTGCCCGGCGACGCCTTCGCCGTCACACCCGAGCTGAAGACCGATCCGCGCGGCTGGCTCTTCGAGTGGATCAAGACGCCGCACCTGGGCCAGGTTTTCGTCTCCACCACCAAGCCCGGCATCACGCGCGGCAACCACTACCACGACACCAAGGTGGAGACCTTCTGCGTGGTGCGCGGCCAGGCCGTGATCCGCTTCCGGCCCGTGGACGGCAGCGAGGTGCTGGAGTATCCCGTGGACGGCGCGCGGCCCCAGGTGGTGAGCATCCCGCCGGGCTACACGCACTCCATTGAAAACACGGGGTCGGAGGAGATGCTCTGCCTGTTCTGGAGCAACCAGATCTTCGACCCCGCCGCCCCGGACACCCACTTCCTCAAGGTGAAGGACGACCAGTGAAACTGATGACCATCGTGGGCACGCGCCCGGAGATCATCCGCCTCTCCGCCGTGATCCAGGCGGCGGACGCCGCCTTCACGCACGTCCTGGTGCACACCGGGCAGAACTGGGACCACCGCCTCAACGGGATCTTCTTCGAGGAGCTGGGCCTGCGCGAGCCCGATCACTTCCTGGGCGTGGCCGGCGGCCACCTGGGGGAGACCATGGGCAACATCCTCTCGCGCTCCTACGAGGTGCTGGTGGAGGAGAAGCCCGACGCGCTGCTGGTCCTGGGGGACACCAACTCGGCCCTGGCGGCCATCGCAGCCAAGCGGCTCAAGGTGCCCATCTTCCACATGGAGGCCGGCAACCGCTGCTTCGACCAGAACGTGCCGGAGGAGATCAACCGCAAGATCGTCGACCACATCTCCGACATCAACCTGCCCTACACGGAGCACAGCCGGCGCTACCTGCTCCAGGAGGGCTTCCGTCGCGAGCACATCTTCGTCACCGGATCGCCCATGGGCGAGGTGCTGCACCAGCACCGCGAGCGCATCGCCGCCAGCCGCGTGCTGGAGGAGCTGAGCCTGACGAGCGGCCGCTACCTGCTGGTGAGCGCGCACCGCGAGGAGAACGTCGACCTGGAGGCCAACTTCCAGCACCTGACGGCCAGCCTCAATGCCGTGGCCGAGGAGTACGGCCTGCCCGTGATCTACAGCACCCACCCGCGCACGCGCAAACGGATCGAGGAGCGCGGCGTGGTCTTCCACCCGCTGCTGCGCAATCTGCCGCCCTTCGGCTTTTTCGACTACAACCACCTGCAGCAGCACGCCTTCTGTGTGCTCTCCGACTCGGGCACGCTGAGCGAGGAATCCAGCCTGCTGGATTTCCCCGCCGTGCTGATCCGCACCTCCACCGAGCGCCCGGAGGTGCTGGACAAGGGCTCGATCATCGTGGGGGGCATCCGGCCGGCCCACCTGCTGGAGGCCATCCGCATCGTGCGCCGGGAGCGCGAGGCCGGCGTCCGCTGGGAGCCGCCAACGGACTACCTGGACCTGAATGTCTCACGCAAAGTGGTCCACCTGATCGCCAGCTACACGCCGATCATCAACCGCGTGACCTGGTTCAAGCCGGAATAGGGTTGGAGTGGATTTCCTCGCGCCGGTGTGACGGGGGCGTTGAGAAAAGGGTGACAGGTCACAGAACCCATCACCCCCGGTTTGCCTGTCGAAGCTGCCCTACGATTAGCCGGCTCGTCTGCTGTCCAAATCCTCAAAGAGCTGGCAGATCCGCTTGGCCGTCTGCCCATCCCACAAAGGAATCTGACTTCCCGTCTTTCCTTTGCCACTCATGACATCCTGGAACGCGGCCAGAACCTGGGCGCGGCCAACTCCCGTCAGATAATTGGTGCCCAGCTCCACGGTGACCGCGCGCTCGGTGTTCTCGCGCAGCGTGATACAAGGCACGCGCAGCCAGCTGGTTTCTTCCTGGATGCCGCCCGAATCCGTCAGCACCAGGCGGGACTGCCGGTAGAGGTCCAGGAAGTCCAGGTACGAGAGCGGATCGCAGAGTTGCAGGTTGTCCATGGCCGCCAACCGGCCTTCGAGCCCGCAGGCCGTGATGTTCTTGCGCGTGCGCGGATGGATGGCGAAGATCAGCGGCAGCTCGCGCTGGACGATCTCCAGCGTGCCCAGCAGGTCGGCCAGAATCGCCGGGTTGTCCACGTTGCTGGGCCGGTGCAGGGTCACCACGCCGTAGCCACCCGGGTGTTGGTCGAAGCGTGCGGGCATGCCGCGCTGGGCGGCTTTGGGCAGCATGTGGGCCAGCGTGTCGATCATGGTGTTGCCCACCATGTGGATCTTCTCAGCCGGAATGCCCTCGGCCAGCAGGTTGCGGTCCGCCTCGTCACAGGTGGTGAGCAAGAGGTCGCTGATCACGTCGGTCACCAGCCGGTTGATCTCCTCGGGCATGCTGCGGTCCCAGCTGCGCAGTCCGGCCTCCACGTGGCAGACGCCGATCCCCAGCTTGCTGGCCACCAGGCTGCAGGCCGCGGTGGAGTTCACGTCGCCCACCACCAGCACCCAGTCTGGCTTTAGTTCCAGACAGGCCGGCTCGAAGCGCTTCATGATCTCCGCCGTCTGCAGGGCGTGGCTGCCGCTACCCACTCCGAGGTTCAGGTCCGGGTGCGGAATGTCCAGCTCGTCGAAAAAGCTCTGGCTCATGGCTTGATCGTAGTGCTGGCCGGTGTGGACGATCTTGAAGTCCAGCGGACTGCCCGCAAATGCCCGGGCCAGCGGGGCCACCTTCATGAAGTTGGGGCGAGCGCCCACCACAGCGACGATGCGCATGCTCAGATCTTCTCCTTGTAGTAGTCCACGTACCAGTCCAAAAAGCGCTTGATGCCGACGTTGATATCGGTAGTGGGCTCGAAGCCCAGTCCTTCCCGGGAGTGCTCGATGTCGGCGTAACTGGCCGGCACGTCTCCGGGCTGCATGGGCTCCAGCAGTCGCTCGGCTTTGCGTCCCAGATAGCCTTCGATCAGATCAATGAAATCCGTCAGCTTCTCGCTCTTGTGATTGCCCAGATTGAAGATTTCGCAGCGGTGGTTTTTGTCGATCGCCGCTCGAATTCCGGCCACGATGTCGTCCACGTAGGTGAAGTCCCGCCGCATGTCGCCGTGGTTGAACACGCGGATCGGCTCGCCGGCCAGGATGGCCTTGGTGAACAAGAACAGCGCCATGTCCGGCCGGCCCCAGGGTCCGTAGACCGTGAAAAATCGCAGGCCCGTCGTGTGCATCTTGTACAAGTGTGAGTAGGTGTGGGCCATCAGCTCATTGGCCTTCTTGGTGGCCGCGTAGAGGCTGAGGGGTTGATCCACCCGATCCTCGACGGAGAAGGGAATCTTGGTGTTGCCTCCGTAGACGGAGGAACTGGAGGCATAGACCAGGCCTTGCACACCCGGCGTGTGTCGGCAGCACTCCAGGATGTTGAGGAATCCGGTCAGGTTGCTGTCGCCGTAGACATGAGGATGGCTGATGCTGTAACGAACACCAGCCTGGGCCGCCAGATGAACCACTCGCTCCGGCTTGTGGACCAGAAACACGCGCTCCAGTGCCGCCAAGTCCGCCACGTCCCGGCGTTCCAACTTGAAGTCGGGGAATTCGGCTAGGCGCGCGAGACGATCCTCCTTGAGCCGCGGGTCGTAGTAGTCGTTGACGATGTCAAGCCCGATGACCTTGTGTCCGTCCTGCAGAAGCGACTGACTGAGATGGTAGCCGATGAAGCCGGCTGCGCCGGTGACCAGGATGCGCATGTTGCCCTTTCCCTGACTGGCGACCGGTTGCCCGCATCGCATTGAACAGTTGTTTCTTCTGCCCCGCCACCAGGGCCACCGCCTTTGTACAAAATCGGTCCGCCGTGCTGCTTGGCGCATTTGTGGTGGCCAGCTGTCTACACACGGGACTCCACCCATTTGAACTTACCACTGGGCAGCCGCGGAATCTCCTGCACTTGGGTTAGCTGGAAATGCATGGCCGGCCCGAAGACTCCTCTCAGCTTCGCCGTGATGTCTTCAAATTCGTGCTGAAGCTCTGCTGCGGGCCGGGAGGATTCCATCACGAGTTCCAACCGGTCAGGCGTATGCTGGATCAACTTGCAAGCCGAATAGCTGCTGCCTTCCTTGAACGGAAAGGTCACGCGCGCTGGGGACACGAAGTCTCCCGCTGGCGTGCACAATTGGTCTTCCAAACGGCCCTCGATGCTCTCCACCACCGGGAACAGGTGGGAAGTCCCCATGGGGTGGGGATGGAAGCCGCTGACAACGTCCGTCGTGCGATACCGCAGCAAGGGCATCACTTCGTTCACCAGCGAACTGCCGATCAGCCGCCCCGCTTCGTCTTGCTCCACAATGGCATAGCCCGGAAGGAAGTGGTAAGACCGGCTGTGCCCAACCCAGGCGCCCAGCGCGACCCGTTCGGCTTGGCCATAATGGGCGAACAAACGGGAATGGGGGAACACACTGGCGAGCAACTCCAGCTGGCGGGGAAACACCATTTCGCTGGCCAAGAGAATGGCCAGCGGGGGTCGGAGTGTTCCCGCTTGGGTGGTCTGTTCCAGCAGACGGGCGAAGCGCTCCAGGGCAGAGGGATAGCCGTGATAGAAGGCGTAGGAACATGCCTGGATCTGTTGAAGCAACGCCGGCATGTTGGCGGGGTTCAGACGATTGATGTTCACCCTGAGGATTCGTTCGCGCGGAAAATGGACCACCAGCTCGGGTCCGTCCACCCGGCCTCGAAACTCAATCCGCCCCATCTCGGACCGATAGCCGACCCGTTCCCACTGATGGACGATAGCCGCCATTTCAGCTCCAGCGGCGGCGGCATCCACATACAAGGTCAGGGGACTGCCATTCGTGCCGCTGGTCATGACGGCGGAAAGCCGGCCTTGAGGCACCCCTTGCAGAACCAGTCGCTTGGAGTTCGCCCGCACCAAGTCTTTGTCGATAAGCGGAAGTCGCTGGATATCATCTGGATGACGCAGGATTTGGGGCGGGGTTCCGGCTCGGTCATACAGTTCACGATAGAATGGGCTGTGCTGGTAGGCGCGTTCCGCCAGACTGCGAAATCGTTCGAACTGCCAATCGCGCAGAGCTGTTTCGCTCAACAAGGACAACTGGTGGAGCAGGCCGGAGAAGTGGCCCACGTACCGGTTGTAATTCCGGATTGAATAGGGAAGGACTTGAAGCAATTGACGAGCAGCTTGCTTCACGTTGCGTGTCATGCAGAACCCTTGGTTGATTGGAATACGTCGCGCGCGGCCGAAACCGCTGAGTGGCCTGCAACATAGCACGAAGAGCGGGCCGCTTCCACCTATCGGCGTCTTGTCAGTGGGGATTGACGTCCTCGGGCGGTGGTGGCGGATTGATTACGGTGGACCATTTGCCGATGTTCTACGCATGGAAGTGCTGGCGATGGCCGGCGCCGAACTTGGGAATGGGACATGAAATCTGTTGTCGTCTTATACAGCGGTCAAATCGAAGTGCGCGAGTTGCCGGCCCCAGTCCTGCAACCGGGCGAGGTCTTGGTGGAGACCGCTTGGTCGCTGATCAGCGCGGGAACGGAAACAGCCGCCCTGTCACGTTCGGAAAAAGCACCATCCCTGTTGGAACAGGTGATCCAAAAGCCGGATCGCCTGATCAAAGGTGTGCGCAAGGTCCTGTTTGAAGGGCGACAGTCCCTGGAGGCGCAACTTGAGACCGCGAACCATACCGCACGCCAGACGGGATATTCCCTGGCGGGTGTGGTGAGGGAAGTGGGGCCTGGTGTGACGGATCTGAAACCGGGGGATCGGGTGGCCTGTGCGGGCTCCGATTTGGCCGTTCACGCCGAATGGGTCGCTGTCCCACGTCTGTTGACATGCCTGGTGCCGGACTCGGTGGAATTGGATGTGGCCGCCATGACCACGGTGGCTTCCATTGCCCTCCAGGGCGTGCGCCAGGCCGCCCCGCAGCTCGGGGAAGTGGTGCTGGTCAGTGGGTTGGGGTTGATCGGGATGATCACAGCGAAATTGTTGGCTGCCAACGGCTGCACTGTGATCGGTGTGGACCCGGACGAACGCAAGCGCGAGTTCCTGGCCAAGCTGGGCCATTCACACGTCTTTGATCCGGATGATCCCGCGCTCACGGCCTGTGCGGCTTCATTGACCGGCTTCCATGGCGTGGATGCCACCTTGATCTGTGCGGCCACGAAGAACTCGGGCCCAGTAGTTCAAGCCATGGAATTGACGCGCAAGAAGGGGCGAGTTGTGGTTGTGGGGGCTGTGCCGATGGAGATTCCCCGCGCACCTTTCTACCAGAAGGAGATCGAGTTCACCATTGCCTGTTCCTACGGGCCCGGCAGGTATGATCCTGCCTATGAAAAGGAGGGGCGGGATTATCCGCTCTCTTTTGTCCGGTGGACGGAGAACCGCAATCTCCAGGCCGTCCTGGAGCTTGAGGCCCAGGGCAAGTTGGGGTTGGGCGATCTGATTACCCATCGACACCCGCTGAGTGAGGCCCGCACGGCCTTCCGCACCCTGATGGGCGGCACCGAGCTGGCAGTGGGCGCCTTGCTTTCTTATCCAGGAAATCCATCGCCGGCCCGTGCCGTTCGGCTTGAATCCACCCCCCGTGCCATCAAGGCACGAGGCGTGGCCGTGGTGGGTACCGGCGGCTTTGCCAAGCTGACCTATCTGAAGTACCTGAGCCAGTCCAGTGAACTGGCTTTCGTGGCCGCCTGCAACCGCACACCCCTGTCCGCCACAAGGATCCAAGAGGCGACAAAAGTGGCCTGGTCCGGCACGGACGTGGACCAGATGCTGGGCCAGCCGGATGTCGATGCCGTGATTGTCTGTTCCCAGCATGACAGCCATGCGGAGATCGCCGCCCGGGCGCTCCGGGCCGGCAAGCATGTTTTGGTGGAAAAGCCGGCCGCCTTGACTCTGGAGGATTGCGCTCTGCTGGAGTCATTGGCCCAGGAATCGGGATTGTCGTGCAGTGTGGGGCACAACCGGCGCTACAGCCCGCACGTCCGGCAGATCCAGCGCCAGCTGCGGGCCTTGGGGGCCCCTTTCCTGGCCACCTACCGTGTGAATGCCGGGGCGATTCCCGCCGGGCACTGGACCCAAGACCGGAACCGGGGTGGGGGCCGCTTGCGGGGCGAGCTTTGTCATTTTTTGGATACTCTGTGCTTTCTGGCCGGAGCGCCGCCCCAGCGCATGAGCATCGAGCAACTCCCCGCGGGCGGGCCATTGTCCACCACGGACAACTGGATCGTCAACCTGGCCTTCCCGGATGGCAGCTTGGGTGCCATCCAGTACCTGAGCATCGGCGCGAAGAGCCTGCCCAAAGAGCGGTTGGAAGTGCATCAGGGAGGAGCCAGCTTTGTGCTGGATGACTTCCTCAGCTTGAGTATTCACAAAGGTGAATCAAGTGAAGTTCACAAACTAGCCGAGCAGGACAAGGGGCAAGTGGCGCAGTTTCGCGAATGGGAGGCTCTGCTGGGCGGGCGCCGTTCCGACCTGATGTTGGGTGCGGAAGCCCTGTGGGGCACGCGCCTGTCCATCCTGCTGGATCAGGCGGTCCAGGCAGGTCAAGCGACGGTGGAACCGGCTCTGTAAACGAGGAAGGACTCCACCCCCGGACGCCAGTCGAGCCCACGAGCCACGGATGGGTCAGGCAGCGAGTTTCAGTTTGCGGCGCAGGGCCAGCCAGGCCGGTGGAAAGCGGTGCCATTCCTCACGATTCCACAGCAGCACCAATCCCCCAAATCCGAGCAGCAGGGGCAGCTTGGCCCATATTCCCAAGGCCAGCGCCGGTAGCAGGGTCACCAGCACCACGCCCAGTCCAACCAGACTGAGCCCCAGTGCCGCAGCCATCGGATAAGGCATGGGGTTGTATTTCTTGACGAAGTAGTAAAACACCAGGTTGTTCAGGATATAGGACATGAAGGTGGATAGCGCGGCGCCCAGAATTCCATAGCGGGGAATCAACAGGATGTTGAAGACCAGATTGAACAGCATGGCGCAGGATCCCAGCACACCGGACAGTGCGCTGCGATTGACCAATTGCAACGGGATTTCGAACATCCGGTTGAGTCCGAAGGCCACAAAAGAGGCGATCAACGCCGGGTATGCCAGATAAGCTCCGTAGTACTTGGGGTTGGTCAACACCACCAGCGCTTCGGGTATCAATGCCGAACTGCAGACGATGATCAACAGGCCGATGGATAGAAACACCCGCGTGATGCGCTTGAACATCGCCGGCAAATCCGGACTCGTTTGATATTCGAAGGCCGTGCGCGTCCAGGCGGCAATCACCGGCGAGATGACCATGAAGTTCAACCCGCCGGCGAACTTGTAAGCGATG
This genomic interval from Candidatus Delongbacteria bacterium contains the following:
- a CDS encoding lysophospholipid acyltransferase family protein; protein product: MALTLLQSLENGTRVLLHMVLDTYLFGYNRVTYHHRERLEELDQLIIVANHTSHYDAAVLLSAFPYSRMHHVHPVAAKDYFFSSRLKGFFFRLFMNVLPIERSAKLHEAFVPTEEALARGDSIIIFPEGTRSVDGEVKAFKVGVGYLAARFGLPVLPVYIDGAHKAFGKGHSVPKALKVSVVYGRPQRYEGDPEDREGWAAFAAHLREEVLRIGRAYCRARDNYNLFPPPQA
- a CDS encoding polysaccharide biosynthesis protein is translated as MYDGKTFLITGGTGSFGNAVLDRLLPTDAGEIRVFSRDEKKQHDMRMRYDNYRVKFYIGDVRDRSSVDEAMHGVSFVYHAAALKQVPSCEFYPMEAIRTNVLGTENVLSSAVAHGVERLVVLSTDKAVYPINVMGITKALLEKLMVAKSRTLKAAGTRLCGTRYGNVMGSRGSVIPFFIEKLLAGQPLTVTDPSMTRFLLTLKGAVELVIFAFDNARPGDIFVQKAPACTVGVLTQALNELFGSPSQIKVIGTRHGEKLHETLCSREEMARSEDLGNFYRVPADARDLNYDVYFTQGDAGISEGGDYSSNNTEQLDGAQVKDLLLSLDFVADALAGKGIHV
- a CDS encoding NAD-dependent epimerase/dehydratase family protein, giving the protein MKVLVTGAAGFLGRNFGAALRRRPELELLELDRDHTLEELDAALEQADFVFHLAGSNRPPRPEEFTAVNVDLTAHLCRRLARRGAAVPLVFSSSSQAALDNPYGASKRAAEDLLADHARASGAPVFVFRLLNLFGKWGLPNYNSVVATFCHNSTRGLPLRVDNPAARLQLNYVDDVVAAFLALLDGAPAPDPGELLTVATVHELSVGELRDRLEGYAAMRDAGRIPDMADPLDAVLYPTWLSYLPGDAFAVTPELKTDPRGWLFEWIKTPHLGQVFVSTTKPGITRGNHYHDTKVETFCVVRGQAVIRFRPVDGSEVLEYPVDGARPQVVSIPPGYTHSIENTGSEEMLCLFWSNQIFDPAAPDTHFLKVKDDQ
- the wecB gene encoding UDP-N-acetylglucosamine 2-epimerase (non-hydrolyzing) — encoded protein: MTIVGTRPEIIRLSAVIQAADAAFTHVLVHTGQNWDHRLNGIFFEELGLREPDHFLGVAGGHLGETMGNILSRSYEVLVEEKPDALLVLGDTNSALAAIAAKRLKVPIFHMEAGNRCFDQNVPEEINRKIVDHISDINLPYTEHSRRYLLQEGFRREHIFVTGSPMGEVLHQHRERIAASRVLEELSLTSGRYLLVSAHREENVDLEANFQHLTASLNAVAEEYGLPVIYSTHPRTRKRIEERGVVFHPLLRNLPPFGFFDYNHLQQHAFCVLSDSGTLSEESSLLDFPAVLIRTSTERPEVLDKGSIIVGGIRPAHLLEAIRIVRREREAGVRWEPPTDYLDLNVSRKVVHLIASYTPIINRVTWFKPE
- the wecB gene encoding UDP-N-acetylglucosamine 2-epimerase (non-hydrolyzing), with translation MRIVAVVGARPNFMKVAPLARAFAGSPLDFKIVHTGQHYDQAMSQSFFDELDIPHPDLNLGVGSGSHALQTAEIMKRFEPACLELKPDWVLVVGDVNSTAACSLVASKLGIGVCHVEAGLRSWDRSMPEEINRLVTDVISDLLLTTCDEADRNLLAEGIPAEKIHMVGNTMIDTLAHMLPKAAQRGMPARFDQHPGGYGVVTLHRPSNVDNPAILADLLGTLEIVQRELPLIFAIHPRTRKNITACGLEGRLAAMDNLQLCDPLSYLDFLDLYRQSRLVLTDSGGIQEETSWLRVPCITLRENTERAVTVELGTNYLTGVGRAQVLAAFQDVMSGKGKTGSQIPLWDGQTAKRICQLFEDLDSRRAG
- a CDS encoding NAD-dependent epimerase/dehydratase family protein, which translates into the protein MRILVTGAAGFIGYHLSQSLLQDGHKVIGLDIVNDYYDPRLKEDRLARLAEFPDFKLERRDVADLAALERVFLVHKPERVVHLAAQAGVRYSISHPHVYGDSNLTGFLNILECCRHTPGVQGLVYASSSSVYGGNTKIPFSVEDRVDQPLSLYAATKKANELMAHTYSHLYKMHTTGLRFFTVYGPWGRPDMALFLFTKAILAGEPIRVFNHGDMRRDFTYVDDIVAGIRAAIDKNHRCEIFNLGNHKSEKLTDFIDLIEGYLGRKAERLLEPMQPGDVPASYADIEHSREGLGFEPTTDINVGIKRFLDWYVDYYKEKI
- a CDS encoding Gfo/Idh/MocA family oxidoreductase, with the protein product MKSVVVLYSGQIEVRELPAPVLQPGEVLVETAWSLISAGTETAALSRSEKAPSLLEQVIQKPDRLIKGVRKVLFEGRQSLEAQLETANHTARQTGYSLAGVVREVGPGVTDLKPGDRVACAGSDLAVHAEWVAVPRLLTCLVPDSVELDVAAMTTVASIALQGVRQAAPQLGEVVLVSGLGLIGMITAKLLAANGCTVIGVDPDERKREFLAKLGHSHVFDPDDPALTACAASLTGFHGVDATLICAATKNSGPVVQAMELTRKKGRVVVVGAVPMEIPRAPFYQKEIEFTIACSYGPGRYDPAYEKEGRDYPLSFVRWTENRNLQAVLELEAQGKLGLGDLITHRHPLSEARTAFRTLMGGTELAVGALLSYPGNPSPARAVRLESTPRAIKARGVAVVGTGGFAKLTYLKYLSQSSELAFVAACNRTPLSATRIQEATKVAWSGTDVDQMLGQPDVDAVIVCSQHDSHAEIAARALRAGKHVLVEKPAALTLEDCALLESLAQESGLSCSVGHNRRYSPHVRQIQRQLRALGAPFLATYRVNAGAIPAGHWTQDRNRGGGRLRGELCHFLDTLCFLAGAPPQRMSIEQLPAGGPLSTTDNWIVNLAFPDGSLGAIQYLSIGAKSLPKERLEVHQGGASFVLDDFLSLSIHKGESSEVHKLAEQDKGQVAQFREWEALLGGRRSDLMLGAEALWGTRLSILLDQAVQAGQATVEPAL